One part of the Populus alba chromosome 18, ASM523922v2, whole genome shotgun sequence genome encodes these proteins:
- the LOC118054163 gene encoding glucan endo-1,3-beta-glucosidase 13 — translation MARGVEQLIFLISLLLTLLVLCRGSTIGVCYGRNADDLPTPDKVAQLVQQHKIKYLRIYDSNIQVLKAFANTGVELMIGITNSDLLPFSQFQSNVDTWLKNSILPYYPAARITCITVGAEVTESPGNASALVVPAMHNVLMALKKVGLHKKIKVSSTHSLGVLSRSFPPSAGAFNSSHAFFLKPMLEFLAENQSPFMIDIYPYYAYRDSPNNVSLDYALFESSSEVIDPNTGLLYTNMFDAQIDAIYFALMALNFRTIKVMVTETGWPSKGSSKEKAATPDNAQIYNTNLIRHVINNSGTPAKLGEELDVYIFSLFNENRKPGMESERNWGLFYPDQTSVYNLDFSGKGVLDVPANKSLTSFNGTTWCIASNNASQLDLQNALDWACGSGDVDCSAIQPSQPCFEPDTLVSHASYAFNSYYQQNGASDVACSFGGTGVKVNKDPSYDNCMYMITGTNKTAASNTTAIASTSSSAQNEACAWISSFLLMTCVVYFLSFEH, via the exons ATGGCGAGAGGAGTCGAGCAGCTTATCTTCTTAATATCACTGTTACTTACTCTTctgg TTTTGTGCCGAGGAAGCACAATTGGAGTTTGCTATGGAAGAAATGCTGATGACCTCCCAACTCCTGATAAGGTTGCTCAGTTGGTTcaacaacataaaattaaatacttgaGGATTTATGACTCTAATATCCAGGTTCTCAAGGCTTTTGCAAACACTGGAGTTGAACTTATGATTGGAATTACAAACTCCGACCTACTACCATTCTCTCAATTCCAATCCAATGTAGATACATGGTTGAAAAACAGTATCCTTCCTTACTACCCGGCTGCAAGGATCACATGCATAACTGTTGGTGCTGAAGTAACAGAAAGCCCTGGTAATGCCTCTGCCCTAGTTGTACCTGCCATGCACAATGTCCTCATGGCCCTAAAAAAAGTTGGTCTGcataaaaagatcaaagtttCAAGCACCCATTCTCTTGGGGTTTTGTCCCGTTCTTTCCCACCATCTGCAGGGGCTTTTAATAGCAGCCATGCATTCTTTCTGAAACCCATGCTGGAATTCCTCGCCGAAAACCAATCTCCTTTCATGATTGATATTTATCCTTACTATGCTTATAGAGATTCCCCAAATAATGTGTCTTTGGATTATGCTCTATTTGAGTCGTCTTCAGAAGTGATCGATCCAAACACGGGTTTGCTTTATACAAACATGTTTGATGCTCAGATTGATGCCATTTATTTTGCCCTGATGGCTTTGAATTTCAGAACAATTAAAGTAATGGTCACTGAGACAGGCTGGCCATCCAAAGGGTCATCAAAGGAGAAAGCTGCAACTCCTGATAATGCccagatttacaacaccaattTAATTCGACATGTCATCAATAACTCTGGTACTCCTGCAAAGCTTGGGGAGGAACTAGATGTTTATATTTTCTCATTGTTCAATGAGAACAGGAAGCCTGGTATGGAATCTGAGAGGAACTGGGGATTATTTTATCCAGATCAAACAAGTGTCTATAATCTGGATTTCTCTGGAAAAGGTGTCCTTGATGTGCCTGCAAACAAAAGTTTGACCAGTTTTAATGGCACAACTTGGTGCATTGCTTCAAATAATGCTTCCCAACTTGACTTGCAGAATGCCTTAGATTGGGCATGTGGCTCTGGCGATGTGGATTGCTCTGCTATTCAGCCTAGTCAACCATGTTTTGAGCCGGACACTCTTGTCTCCCATGCATCGTATGCGTTCAACAGTTACTACCAGCAAAATGGGGCTTCTGATGTTGCTTGCAGTTTTGGAGGTACAGGAGTTAAAGTCAACAAGGATCCAA GCTATGATAATTGCATGTATATGATCACTGG GACCAACAAAACAGCGGCAAGCAACACAACAGCCATTGCCTCAACTTCCTCCTCCGCCCAGAATGAAGCCTGTGCATGGATTTCTAGTTTTCTTCTTATGACCTGCGTtgtgtattttttatcttttgaacaTTAG
- the LOC118054165 gene encoding NAC domain-containing protein 75 → MSNRCSMASISSSDLIDAKLEEHQLCGSKQCPGCGHKLEGKPDWLGLPAGVKFDPTDQELIEHLEAKVEAKDMRSHPLIDEFIPTIEGEDGICYTHPEKLPGVTRDGLSRHFFHRPSKAYTTGTRKRRKIQTECDLQGGETRWHKTGKTRPVMVNGKQKGCKKILVLYTNFGKNRRPEKTNWVMHQYHLGQHEEEKEGELVVSKIFYQTQPRQCNYTDRAASVGEGSSEPNSRRDGGGGSCSSKEISLHGDEISGTGAVASSLTSYTAMDIQQLKSDHFCFSTPFRKGFDEVGIGEASVAREASASGTCDEIREHHQMPHHVALDPHQQQTQQQQHHYHHHQTAHHQFASTAFHISTPSHPFSTIISPPPLNHSIILDEDPYHVSRIMLQNEIQQQQQHHKMGGRSASGLEELIMGCTSNDVKEDSSIANPQEAEWLKYSSFWQDPGNQDHHG, encoded by the exons ATGAGTAATAGGTGTAGCATGGCTTCCATCAGCAGCTCTGATCTCATCGATGCAAAGCTTGAAGAGCATCAGCTGTGTGGATCTAAGCAGTGTCCCGGCTGTGGACACAAGCTCGAAGGAAAGCCG GACTGGCTAGGTCTACCAGCAGGAGTGAAATTTGATCCAACAGACCAAGAGCTGATAGAGCACCTTGAAGCAAAGGTAGAAGCCAAAGACATGAGGTCTCACCCTTTGATAGATGAGTTCATCCCTACAATTGAAGGGGAGGATGGGATTTGTTATACCCATCCTGAGAAACTACCAG GAGTCACGAGAGATGGGCTCAGCAGGCATTTCTTCCACAGGCCTTCAAAAGCATACACCACTggaacaagaaaaagaagaaaaattcaaaccgAATGTGACTTGCAAGGTGGGGAAACAAGGTGGCACAAAACAGGCAAGACAAGGCCTGTCATGGTGAATGGCAAACAAAAAGGATGCAAGAAAATCCTAGTCCTCTACACCAATTTTGGCAAAAATCGAAGACCCGAAAAGACTAATTGGGTCATGCATCAGTACCACCTTGGTCAacatgaagaagagaaagaaggagaGCTCGTGGTTTCTAAGATTTTCTATCAGACACAGCCAAGGCAGTGCAATTACACTGATAGAGCTGCAAGCGTTGGTGAAGGAAGCAGTGAACCTAACAGCAGAAGAGACGGTGGTGGTGGGAGTTGTTCTTCCAAGGAAATATCTCTTCATGGAGATGAAATCTCTGGAACCGGGGCAGTTGCCTCGTCACTAACAAGTTACACCGCCATGGATATTCAACAACTGAAATCTGATCATTTTTGCTTTAGTACTCCGTTCAGGAAGGGCTTCGATGAG GTGGGGATAGGAGAGGCTTCAGTAGCAAGGGAAGCGTCAGCATCAGGCACATGCGATGAAATTCGAGAGCACCATCAGATGCCACATCATGTGGCCCTTGATCCCCATCAACAACAGacgcagcagcagcaacaccactaccaccaccaccaaacgGCGCACCACCAGTTTGCATCTACTGCCTTTCACATCAGCACGCCTTCCCATCCCTTCTCCACCATCATCTCTCCACCTCCCCTCAATCACTCCATAATTCTTGATGAGGACCCGTATCATGTGTCCAGAATAATGCTTCAAAACGAAATCCAG caacagcagcagcatcaTAAAATGGGAGGAAGGTCTGCATCTGGTTTGGAGGAACTCATAATGGGTTGCACTTCAAATGATGTAAAAGAA GATTCTTCCATTGCAAACCCACAAGAGGCAGAGTGGTTGAAGTACTCTTCCTTCTGGCAAGACCCTGGCAACCAGGATCATCATGGGTAG
- the LOC118054162 gene encoding mitogen-activated protein kinase kinase 6 produces the protein MKSKKPLQQLKLTVPAQETSIASFLTASGTFHDGDLLLNQKGLRLISEENIKESRVPIDSKEVDFDFSLEDLETIKVIGKGSGGVVQLVRHKWAGSLFALKVIQMNIQEDIRKQIVQELKINQASQCSHVVVCYHSFYHNGAISLVLEYMDRGSLADVIRQVKTILEPYLAVVCKQVLQGLVYLHHERHVIHRDIKPSNLLVNQKGEVKITDFGVSAMLASSMGQRDTFVGTYNYMSPERISGRAYDYSSDIWSLGLVVLECAIGHFPYMQSEDQQGWPSFYELLEAIVHSPPPSAPADQFSPEFCSFVSACIQKDPQGRLSSLDLLSHPFIKKFEDKDIDLGILVGSLEPPVNYPR, from the exons ATGAAGAGCAAGAAGCCACTGCAGCAACTCAAGCTGACCGTACCAGCTCAAGAAACATCAATCGCTTCCTTCTT gACCGCAAGTGGTACATTTCATGACGGAGATTTGCTATTAAATCAGAAAGGTTTGCGTCTCATCTCTGAAGAAAACATAAAGGAATCCCGTGTT CCTATCGACAGCAAagaagttgattttgatttctcatTGGAAGACCTTGAGACCATCAAAGTAATTGGTAAAGGGAGTGGAGGTGTTGTGCAACTGGTTCGCCATAAATGGGCTGGCTCACTATTTGCCTTGAAG GTTATCCAGATGAATATACAAGAAGATATTCGTAAACAAATTGTTCAGGAGCTTAAGATAAACCAAGCTTCACAGTGTTCACATGTTGTTGTTTGCTACCACTCCTTCTATCACAATGGGGCCATTTCTCTTGTATTAGAATACATGGATCGTGGGTCGCTGGCAGATGTGATCAGACAAGTTAAAACAATCCTTGAACCTTATCTGGCTGTCGTTTGTAAGCAG GTTTTGCAGGGTCTTGTTTACCTGCACCATGAGCGGCATGTCATACACAGAGACATTAAACCATCCAATCTGTTGGTAAACCAAAAGGGGGAAGTGAAGATAACTGATTTTGGTGTGAGTGCAATGCTAGCTAGCTCTATGGGCCAAAGGGATACTTTTGTTGGTACTTATAATTACATGTCG CCTGAGAGAATTAGCGGGAGGGCCTATGACTATAGCAGTGATATTTGGAGTTTAGGCTTGGTAGTACTTGAGTGTGCAATTGGACATTTTCCTTACATGCAATCTGAAGATCAACAAGGCTGGCCAAGCTTTTACGAGCTTTTGGAAGCCATTGTGCACAGCCCACCGCCATCTGCCCCAGCAGATCAGTTCTCCCCTGAGTTCTGTTCATTTGTATCAGCCTG TATACAAAAGGATCCTCAGGGAAGGTTGTCATCTTTGGACCTATTG AGTCACCCTTTCATCAAAAAGTTcgaagacaaagacattgatcTGGGAATTTTGGTTGGTAGCTTGGAACCTCCTGTGAATTACCCAAGATAG